A stretch of Oncorhynchus mykiss isolate Arlee chromosome 12, USDA_OmykA_1.1, whole genome shotgun sequence DNA encodes these proteins:
- the parp14rs1 gene encoding poly(ADP-ribose) polymerase family member 14-related sequence 1 isoform X3 translates to MAEAYAFALLVELERNPNIPKLKNKLIKYFQSKKSDGGDCLVEYEDGQEAVVRFKTEEVRHRVLEKQEHEIRLDRGVLKLTIGLPSDDVPKNVKETQSPVTSDATDSKDLPTSGVGDGHTPLTEPQTEMEIEPMEAEEKLVSTSAVLGNIEESMNKEFLEMLIENILSAYNTSGSDSPTATQTFSLEILTPVLDTGLAVVTFQNGKETENFITSCTSNRMFRQKQLSVKLLELTTKVKVENINPNVSSDHLQLLFGKGGEEVEDAEINEEDQSAILTFQDPKAVHRVLEKPHYIEKQPLKAFPFYDSLGTALYGKDRPTLKLPSAFTENINQAIWRYLCDNQEAAETIHKEMSKHFCNVDFQQPTIKLSPLPSLLKQKGVKPKHLQQWKDTTKVALIQTLSNFKSLELQVQDTAWEESEGEILKAVSGEAVMVVHEETRGVLAVVGLVEDVDRLRQTLDGIMDRISRRIKREKMSITEEFPLVPSIYQVLLHGGLLDKIVGEFPELKLTYNQESQSVTIYGLMQEVLCANRKLAGEVVALKQKLVELDHYVLEFLQEENQEKLTSSLLTLQRINAALKIERKGVQLLAVSEEALCEAEHQLHTLLFSQYINVEDSGLLRMSEWKDIAKRLEEASNTPFRKVMVQTSGDYSGQQVVVSGYKETVLLVCNELDDFLHQNAHVDETIEVKSEAIVKFIQEQHRDAWSDKVRDSGVKVSFKDEAIYLSGTRVHVTDCKALFENLLSSTFFDALRISKPGAKKFFQDNEPMYVDTVMIQTGCVVQLIEEEYDGNGRQGIKLAGGGMKPTYQLQTPDGVEIAVCKADMCKYSVHAVVNAAALDLKHSGGLAGALLDTAGPQLQDECNQIIKNKGQLKPGDSVITGAGGKLRCKHIIHAVGPRFDQANRQKAIGQLRRAVKGSLDLAETHNCLYVALPAISSGNLGFPLTLCADTIVKAVKEHCDDKFGENTLKKIHLVNNDDKTVQAMEAAVQKVFGSHGTSHPRENRPTIATHSQPGNRVQRTSGSSVQTKEGLAITLTKGNIQDAVTEVVVNTVGDDLALNHGAVSNAILAAAGPQLQTLVNQQGTAGRPGEVIVTTGCNLKSKQVFHTIAPHWDNGQGAPQKILSGIVKECLGEAEHQGLISITFPAIGTGNLGFPKDLVASLMLDEVLKFSSKRNPKHLKEVVFILHPGDAPTIQAFTDEFKKRFTTQSGTSRGSAASSQQSKGPFSKITSSSGMHETKMGGVLIQVITGDITKETTDVIVNSSNNTFNLQSGVSKAILDVAGQTVVAECQQLGAQPNNGVILTQPGNMQCKKIIHLVGQTDPKKIQESVKVALQMCAQNNLTSISFPALGTAQPIDSLPQHWDAMPANTSCHSCLIQPGSPEHNEVLNLFRATCPKIVLKIERIQNPSLWRNLQIKKDEMELRNGHKNNEKRLFHGMCHTTINHINHHGFNRSYAGKNAAMYGNGTYFAVSASYSASNTYSRPDPQGQKYIFLCRVLTGDFTTGRQGMIVPPAKNTTSAQLYDSVTDNPLGPSMFVVFNDIQAYPEYLITFR, encoded by the exons ATGGCAGAAGCCTACGCATTTGCCCTACTTGTTGAGTTGGAGAGGAATCCCAATATTCCCAAACTGAAAAACAAGTTGATAAAATATTTCCAAAGTAAAAAGTCTGACGGTGGTGATTGTCTTGTGGAATACGAAGATGGACAAGAAGCAGTAGTGCGGTTCAAAACTGAGGAGG TCAGGCATAGAGTTCTTGAGAAGCAGGAGCACGAGATCAGGTTGGATCGAGGGGTGCTGAAACTGACCATTGGTCTGCCATCAGATGATGTCCCAAAGAATGTAAAG gaAACACAGTCTCCTGTCACCTCAG ATGCTACTGACTCAAAAGACTTACCAACGAGTGGGGTTGGAGATGGACACACTCCCCTTACTGAgccacagacagagatggagattGAACCGATGGAAGCCGAGGAAAAGCTGGTGTCCACCTCAGCCGTGTTGGGGAACATTGAGGAGAGCATGAACAAGGAGTTCCTGGAGATGCTGATAGAGAACATCCTGAGTGCGTATAACACCTCTGGTTCTGACTCTCCTACTGCAACTCAAACCTTCAGTCTGGAGATCCTGACACCTGTCCTAGACACCGGCTTGGCTGTGGTGACTTTCCAAAATGGAAAAG AGACTGAGAACTTCATCACCAGCTGCACCAGCAACAGGATGTTCAGACAGAAACAACTATCTGTTAAACTCCTGGAACTCACCACAAAAGTGAAAGTTGAAAACATAAATCCAAATGTTAGTTCAGACCACCTCCAACTGTTATTTGGAAAAGGGGGCGAGGAGGTGGAAGACGCTGAAATTAATGAAGAGGACCAATCAGCAATCCTCACCTTTCAAGATCCTAAAG CTGTTCACAGAGTCCTAGAGAAACCACATTACATCGAGAAGCAGCCTCTCAAGGCTTTCCCCTTCTATGATTCTCTGGGAACGGCCTTGTACGGCAAAGACAGACCCACATTGAAACTCCCTTCTGCCTTCACCGAAAACATCAACCAGGCAATTTGGAGATACCTCTGTGACAACCAGGAAGCTGCAGAGACCATCCACAAGGAAATGAGCAAACACTTCTGCAATGTAGACTTCCAACAACCTACCATCAAGTTAAGCCCACTGCCATCTCTACTCAAACAGAAGGGTGTGAAACCCAAGCACTTACAACAATGGAAGGACACCACCAAAGTTGCCTTAATCCAAACCTTGTCTAACTTTAAATCACTGGAGCTCCAGGTTCAGGACACTGCATGGGAAGAGTCTGAAGGGGAGATCCTCAAGGCAGTGTCTGGGGAGGCCGTGATGGTAGTCCATGAAGAGACCAGAGGTGTTCTGGCAGTGGTAGGATTGGTAGAAGATGTGGACCGGCTCAGGCAGACACTGGATGGGATCATGGACAGGATTTCTAGAAGAATCAAGAGGGAGAAGATGAGCATAACAGAGGAGTTCCCTCTGGTTCCATCAATCTACCAGGTACTGTTGCATGGCGGCCTGCTGGACAAGATTGTTGGTGAATTCCCAGAGTTGAAGCTGACGTATAATCAAGAGAGCCAGAGTGTGACCATCTATGGGTTGATGCAAGAGGTGTTGTGTGCTAACAGAAAGCTTGCAGGTGAAGTAGTAGCCCTGAAACAAAAGCTAGTGGAATTGGATCACTACGTCCTTGAGTTCCTGCAGGAAGAAAACCAGGAAAAGCTAACCAGTTCCCTTCTGACCTTACAGCGCATCAATGCAGCACTAAAAATAGAGAGAAAAGGAGTGCAGCTTCTGGCTGTCTCTGAGGAGGCCCTGTGCGAAGCAGAACATCAACTGCATACACTTTTGTTTTCTCAATACATAAATGTAGAAGACTCCGGTCTCCTGAGGATGTCCGAGTGGAAGGATATTGCCAAACGTTTGGAGGAAGCTTCAAACACTCCTTTCAGGAAAGTTATGGTCCAGACATCAGGTGATTATTCAGGACAACAAGTGGTAGTGTCTGGCTACAAGGAAACTGTTCTCTTAGTTTGTAATGAATTGGATGATTTCTTACACCAAAATGCTCATGTTGATGAAACTATCGAAGTTAAGTCTGAGGCTATTGTTAAATTCATCCAGGAACAACACAGGGATGCCTGGTCTGATAAAGTCAGAGATAGTGGAGTTAAAGTTTCTTTCAAGGATGAGGCTATTTACCTGAGTGGCACCAGAGTTCACGTAACAGATTGCAAGGCATTATTTGAAAACTTGTTATCCTCCACATTCTTTGACGCCTTGAGAATCTCCAAGCCTGGAGCAAAGAAGTTCTTCCAGGACAATGAGCCCATGTATGTTGACACAGTCATGATTCAGACAGGCTGTGTGGTCCAGCTGATTGAAGAAGAGTATGATGGCAATGGCAGACAAGGCATAAAGCTAGCAGGAGGAGGAATGAAACCTACCTACCAGCTTCAAACACCAGATGGGGTGGAGATAGCCGTTTGCAAAGCAGACATGTGCAAATATTCTGTACACGCTGTTGTCAATGCCGCTGCACTGGACCTGAAGCACAGTGGAGGTCTTGCAGGAGCTCTTCTGGATACTGCTGGCCCTCAACTGCAGGATGAGTGCAaccagatcatcaagaacaaggGTCAGCTCAAGCCAGGGGACAGTGTCATCACTGGTGCAGGAGGGAAGCTCCGCTGCAAGCACATCATTCATGCAGTGGGACCCAGGTTTGACCAGGCAAACCGCCAGAAGGCCATAGGACAGTTGAGGAGGGCGGTGAAAGGGAGTCTGGATCTAGCAGAGACCCACAACTGCCTGTATGTGGCGCTTCCTGCTATTAGCTCCGGGAATCTAGGCTTTCCTCTGACCCTGTGTGCAGACACCATCGTCAAAGCTGTTAAAGAACACTGTGATGACAAGTTTGGGGAGAACACTCTGAAGAAGATCCATCTGGTGAACAATGATGACAAGACAGTCCAGGCTATGGAGGCAGCAGTGCAGAAGGTGTTTGGGAGCCATGGGACTAGTCATCCACGAGAGAATCGACCCACCATAGCTACACACAGCCAGCCTGGTAATCGGGTTCAACGCACAAGTGGTTCAAGTGTGCAGACAAAAGAGGGGCTGGCTATTACCCTGACGAAAGGGAATATCCAAGATGCTGTG ACAGAAGTTGTGGTCAATACCGTGGGTGATGACCTAGCACTTAACCATGGTGCAGTCTCCAATGCCATCCTCGCCGCTGCTGGCCCCCAACTTCAGACTCTGGTAAACCAACAGGGCACAGCCGGAAGGCCTGGGGAAGTCATTGTCACCACTGGCTGCAACCTGAAGAGCAAGCAGGTGTTTCATACCATTGCCCCTCACTGGGACAATGGACAAGGAGCACCACAGAAG ATATTGAGTGGGATCGTGAAAGAGTGCTTGGGTGAGGCAGAGCATCAGGGACTCATCTCGATCACCTTCCCTGCCATCGGCACGGGAAACCTGGGCTTCCCCAAAGACCTGGTGGCCTCTCTGATGCTGGATGAAGTCCTCAAGTTTAGCAGTAAGAGGAACCCCAAGCACCTGAAGGAGGTTGTCTTCATCCTCCACCCAGGTGATGCTCCGACGATCCAg GCATTCACTGATGAATTTAAAAAAAGGTTCACAACCCAGTCGGGAACGTCAAGGGGCTCAGCAGCATCCAGTCAACagagtaaag GCCCTTTCTCTAAAATCACTTCAAGCTCAGGGATGCATGAGACGAAGATGGGAGGGGTGCTTATACAGGTAATCACAGGAGACATCACCAAGGAGACCACTGATGTCATCGTCAACTCCTCCAATAACACCTTCAATCTCCAGTCAG GGGTATCTAAGGCCATTCTGGATGTGGCTGGTCAGACTGTGGTAGCTGAATGCCAACAACTCG GAGCCCAGCCTAACAATGGAGTGATACTTACCCAGCCGGGCAACATGCAGTGTAAGAAGATCATCCACCTGGTTGGTCAGACGGACCCAAAGAAGATCCAGGAGTCGGTCAAAGTAGCACTGCAAATGTGTGCACAGAATAACCTCACATCCATCTCCTTCCCTGCTCTCGGCACAG CTCAACCCATTGACAGTCTCCCTCAACATTGGGATGCTATGCCAGCAAACACGTCATGCCATTCCTGCCTCATTCAGCCAGGAAGCCCAGAGCACAATGAAGTCTTAAACTTGTTCCGAGCCACCTGTCCCAAAATCGTTTTAAAG
- the parp14rs1 gene encoding poly(ADP-ribose) polymerase family member 14-related sequence 1 isoform X1, whose product MAEAYAFALLVELERNPNIPKLKNKLIKYFQSKKSDGGDCLVEYEDGQEAVVRFKTEEVRHRVLEKQEHEIRLDRGVLKLTIGLPSDDVPKNVKETQSPVTSDATDSKDLPTSGVGDGHTPLTEPQTEMEIEPMEAEEKLVSTSAVLGNIEESMNKEFLEMLIENILSAYNTSGSDSPTATQTFSLEILTPVLDTGLAVVTFQNGKETENFITSCTSNRMFRQKQLSVKLLELTTKVKVENINPNVSSDHLQLLFGKGGEEVEDAEINEEDQSAILTFQDPKAVHRVLEKPHYIEKQPLKAFPFYDSLGTALYGKDRPTLKLPSAFTENINQAIWRYLCDNQEAAETIHKEMSKHFCNVDFQQPTIKLSPLPSLLKQKGVKPKHLQQWKDTTKVALIQTLSNFKSLELQVQDTAWEESEGEILKAVSGEAVMVVHEETRGVLAVVGLVEDVDRLRQTLDGIMDRISRRIKREKMSITEEFPLVPSIYQVLLHGGLLDKIVGEFPELKLTYNQESQSVTIYGLMQEVLCANRKLAGEVVALKQKLVELDHYVLEFLQEENQEKLTSSLLTLQRINAALKIERKGVQLLAVSEEALCEAEHQLHTLLFSQYINVEDSGLLRMSEWKDIAKRLEEASNTPFRKVMVQTSGDYSGQQVVVSGYKETVLLVCNELDDFLHQNAHVDETIEVKSEAIVKFIQEQHRDAWSDKVRDSGVKVSFKDEAIYLSGTRVHVTDCKALFENLLSSTFFDALRISKPGAKKFFQDNEPMYVDTVMIQTGCVVQLIEEEYDGNGRQGIKLAGGGMKPTYQLQTPDGVEIAVCKADMCKYSVHAVVNAAALDLKHSGGLAGALLDTAGPQLQDECNQIIKNKGQLKPGDSVITGAGGKLRCKHIIHAVGPRFDQANRQKAIGQLRRAVKGSLDLAETHNCLYVALPAISSGNLGFPLTLCADTIVKAVKEHCDDKFGENTLKKIHLVNNDDKTVQAMEAAVQKVFGSHGTSHPRENRPTIATHSQPGNRVQRTSGSSVQTKEGLAITLTKGNIQDAVTEVVVNTVGDDLALNHGAVSNAILAAAGPQLQTLVNQQGTAGRPGEVIVTTGCNLKSKQVFHTIAPHWDNGQGAPQKILSGIVKECLGEAEHQGLISITFPAIGTGNLGFPKDLVASLMLDEVLKFSSKRNPKHLKEVVFILHPGDAPTIQAFTDEFKKRFTTQSGTSRGSAASSQQSKGPFSKITSSSGMHETKMGGVLIQVITGDITKETTDVIVNSSNNTFNLQSGVSKAILDVAGQTVVAECQQLGAQPNNGVILTQPGNMQCKKIIHLVGQTDPKKIQESVKVALQMCAQNNLTSISFPALGTGQGNVQAGQVADAMLDAVVEVVGQKSQNTLQLVRMVIFQPAMLTEFHKSMVKKEGTDVDTQKKGSVWGKIKSFLTWSKADMPQKDEDFVIEGQQVDPAFFLICGGSQAKVDHAKRWIKDLILKEQVSNSITDDAIFNLSDSDRKCIHDMQTTMGVSVRIEYNSSKEEAMLTIEGLSKDVLNAVNEIQEMLRKARDKETFNRNVEVASNMVEWQYQQQPGGQYQSFDPIPNFHLEQALGRKLPHVEVSFQRQMYKVTLPDGPATDTHGNSLKIRRIDKSAAQPIDSLPQHWDAMPANTSCHSCLIQPGSPEHNEVLNLFRATCPKIVLKIERIQNPSLWRNLQIKKDEMELRNGHKNNEKRLFHGMCHTTINHINHHGFNRSYAGKNAAMYGNGTYFAVSASYSASNTYSRPDPQGQKYIFLCRVLTGDFTTGRQGMIVPPAKNTTSAQLYDSVTDNPLGPSMFVVFNDIQAYPEYLITFR is encoded by the exons ATGGCAGAAGCCTACGCATTTGCCCTACTTGTTGAGTTGGAGAGGAATCCCAATATTCCCAAACTGAAAAACAAGTTGATAAAATATTTCCAAAGTAAAAAGTCTGACGGTGGTGATTGTCTTGTGGAATACGAAGATGGACAAGAAGCAGTAGTGCGGTTCAAAACTGAGGAGG TCAGGCATAGAGTTCTTGAGAAGCAGGAGCACGAGATCAGGTTGGATCGAGGGGTGCTGAAACTGACCATTGGTCTGCCATCAGATGATGTCCCAAAGAATGTAAAG gaAACACAGTCTCCTGTCACCTCAG ATGCTACTGACTCAAAAGACTTACCAACGAGTGGGGTTGGAGATGGACACACTCCCCTTACTGAgccacagacagagatggagattGAACCGATGGAAGCCGAGGAAAAGCTGGTGTCCACCTCAGCCGTGTTGGGGAACATTGAGGAGAGCATGAACAAGGAGTTCCTGGAGATGCTGATAGAGAACATCCTGAGTGCGTATAACACCTCTGGTTCTGACTCTCCTACTGCAACTCAAACCTTCAGTCTGGAGATCCTGACACCTGTCCTAGACACCGGCTTGGCTGTGGTGACTTTCCAAAATGGAAAAG AGACTGAGAACTTCATCACCAGCTGCACCAGCAACAGGATGTTCAGACAGAAACAACTATCTGTTAAACTCCTGGAACTCACCACAAAAGTGAAAGTTGAAAACATAAATCCAAATGTTAGTTCAGACCACCTCCAACTGTTATTTGGAAAAGGGGGCGAGGAGGTGGAAGACGCTGAAATTAATGAAGAGGACCAATCAGCAATCCTCACCTTTCAAGATCCTAAAG CTGTTCACAGAGTCCTAGAGAAACCACATTACATCGAGAAGCAGCCTCTCAAGGCTTTCCCCTTCTATGATTCTCTGGGAACGGCCTTGTACGGCAAAGACAGACCCACATTGAAACTCCCTTCTGCCTTCACCGAAAACATCAACCAGGCAATTTGGAGATACCTCTGTGACAACCAGGAAGCTGCAGAGACCATCCACAAGGAAATGAGCAAACACTTCTGCAATGTAGACTTCCAACAACCTACCATCAAGTTAAGCCCACTGCCATCTCTACTCAAACAGAAGGGTGTGAAACCCAAGCACTTACAACAATGGAAGGACACCACCAAAGTTGCCTTAATCCAAACCTTGTCTAACTTTAAATCACTGGAGCTCCAGGTTCAGGACACTGCATGGGAAGAGTCTGAAGGGGAGATCCTCAAGGCAGTGTCTGGGGAGGCCGTGATGGTAGTCCATGAAGAGACCAGAGGTGTTCTGGCAGTGGTAGGATTGGTAGAAGATGTGGACCGGCTCAGGCAGACACTGGATGGGATCATGGACAGGATTTCTAGAAGAATCAAGAGGGAGAAGATGAGCATAACAGAGGAGTTCCCTCTGGTTCCATCAATCTACCAGGTACTGTTGCATGGCGGCCTGCTGGACAAGATTGTTGGTGAATTCCCAGAGTTGAAGCTGACGTATAATCAAGAGAGCCAGAGTGTGACCATCTATGGGTTGATGCAAGAGGTGTTGTGTGCTAACAGAAAGCTTGCAGGTGAAGTAGTAGCCCTGAAACAAAAGCTAGTGGAATTGGATCACTACGTCCTTGAGTTCCTGCAGGAAGAAAACCAGGAAAAGCTAACCAGTTCCCTTCTGACCTTACAGCGCATCAATGCAGCACTAAAAATAGAGAGAAAAGGAGTGCAGCTTCTGGCTGTCTCTGAGGAGGCCCTGTGCGAAGCAGAACATCAACTGCATACACTTTTGTTTTCTCAATACATAAATGTAGAAGACTCCGGTCTCCTGAGGATGTCCGAGTGGAAGGATATTGCCAAACGTTTGGAGGAAGCTTCAAACACTCCTTTCAGGAAAGTTATGGTCCAGACATCAGGTGATTATTCAGGACAACAAGTGGTAGTGTCTGGCTACAAGGAAACTGTTCTCTTAGTTTGTAATGAATTGGATGATTTCTTACACCAAAATGCTCATGTTGATGAAACTATCGAAGTTAAGTCTGAGGCTATTGTTAAATTCATCCAGGAACAACACAGGGATGCCTGGTCTGATAAAGTCAGAGATAGTGGAGTTAAAGTTTCTTTCAAGGATGAGGCTATTTACCTGAGTGGCACCAGAGTTCACGTAACAGATTGCAAGGCATTATTTGAAAACTTGTTATCCTCCACATTCTTTGACGCCTTGAGAATCTCCAAGCCTGGAGCAAAGAAGTTCTTCCAGGACAATGAGCCCATGTATGTTGACACAGTCATGATTCAGACAGGCTGTGTGGTCCAGCTGATTGAAGAAGAGTATGATGGCAATGGCAGACAAGGCATAAAGCTAGCAGGAGGAGGAATGAAACCTACCTACCAGCTTCAAACACCAGATGGGGTGGAGATAGCCGTTTGCAAAGCAGACATGTGCAAATATTCTGTACACGCTGTTGTCAATGCCGCTGCACTGGACCTGAAGCACAGTGGAGGTCTTGCAGGAGCTCTTCTGGATACTGCTGGCCCTCAACTGCAGGATGAGTGCAaccagatcatcaagaacaaggGTCAGCTCAAGCCAGGGGACAGTGTCATCACTGGTGCAGGAGGGAAGCTCCGCTGCAAGCACATCATTCATGCAGTGGGACCCAGGTTTGACCAGGCAAACCGCCAGAAGGCCATAGGACAGTTGAGGAGGGCGGTGAAAGGGAGTCTGGATCTAGCAGAGACCCACAACTGCCTGTATGTGGCGCTTCCTGCTATTAGCTCCGGGAATCTAGGCTTTCCTCTGACCCTGTGTGCAGACACCATCGTCAAAGCTGTTAAAGAACACTGTGATGACAAGTTTGGGGAGAACACTCTGAAGAAGATCCATCTGGTGAACAATGATGACAAGACAGTCCAGGCTATGGAGGCAGCAGTGCAGAAGGTGTTTGGGAGCCATGGGACTAGTCATCCACGAGAGAATCGACCCACCATAGCTACACACAGCCAGCCTGGTAATCGGGTTCAACGCACAAGTGGTTCAAGTGTGCAGACAAAAGAGGGGCTGGCTATTACCCTGACGAAAGGGAATATCCAAGATGCTGTG ACAGAAGTTGTGGTCAATACCGTGGGTGATGACCTAGCACTTAACCATGGTGCAGTCTCCAATGCCATCCTCGCCGCTGCTGGCCCCCAACTTCAGACTCTGGTAAACCAACAGGGCACAGCCGGAAGGCCTGGGGAAGTCATTGTCACCACTGGCTGCAACCTGAAGAGCAAGCAGGTGTTTCATACCATTGCCCCTCACTGGGACAATGGACAAGGAGCACCACAGAAG ATATTGAGTGGGATCGTGAAAGAGTGCTTGGGTGAGGCAGAGCATCAGGGACTCATCTCGATCACCTTCCCTGCCATCGGCACGGGAAACCTGGGCTTCCCCAAAGACCTGGTGGCCTCTCTGATGCTGGATGAAGTCCTCAAGTTTAGCAGTAAGAGGAACCCCAAGCACCTGAAGGAGGTTGTCTTCATCCTCCACCCAGGTGATGCTCCGACGATCCAg GCATTCACTGATGAATTTAAAAAAAGGTTCACAACCCAGTCGGGAACGTCAAGGGGCTCAGCAGCATCCAGTCAACagagtaaag GCCCTTTCTCTAAAATCACTTCAAGCTCAGGGATGCATGAGACGAAGATGGGAGGGGTGCTTATACAGGTAATCACAGGAGACATCACCAAGGAGACCACTGATGTCATCGTCAACTCCTCCAATAACACCTTCAATCTCCAGTCAG GGGTATCTAAGGCCATTCTGGATGTGGCTGGTCAGACTGTGGTAGCTGAATGCCAACAACTCG GAGCCCAGCCTAACAATGGAGTGATACTTACCCAGCCGGGCAACATGCAGTGTAAGAAGATCATCCACCTGGTTGGTCAGACGGACCCAAAGAAGATCCAGGAGTCGGTCAAAGTAGCACTGCAAATGTGTGCACAGAATAACCTCACATCCATCTCCTTCCCTGCTCTCGGCACAG GTCAGGGCAATGTACAGGCGGGCCAGGTGGCTGACGCAATGTTGGATGCTGTTGTGGAGGTGGTGGGTCAGAAGTCCCAAAACACACTGCAGCTGGTCAGGATGGTCATCTTCCAGCCTGCCATGCTCACAGAGTTCCACAAATCTATGGTGAAGAAAGAGGGCACAGACGTTGACACTCAAAAGAAGGGGAGCGTCTGGGGAAAAATTAAAT CATTTTTAACCTGGAGTAAAGCTGACATGCCACAAAAGGATGAGGATTTTGTCATCGAGGGCCAGCAAGTAGATCCAGCTTTCTTCCTTATCTGCGGTGGCTCTCAGGCCAAAGTGGACCATGCCAAGCGTTGGATCAAGGACCTGATCCTGAAGGAGCAAGTCAGCAACAGCATCACCGATGACGCCATCTTCAACTTGTCTGACTCTGACCGTAAGTGCATCCACGACATGCAGACCACCATGGGAGTGAGTGTGAGGATAGAATACAATTCTTCCAAGGAGGAAGCTATGCTCACGATCGAGGGCCTTAGCAAGGATGTCCTCAATGCAGTCAACGAGATCCAGGAGATGCTGAGGAAGGCCAGGGACAAAGAGACCTTCAACAGGAATGTGGAAGTGGCCAGCAACATGGTGGAGTGGCAGTATCAGCAGCAGCCAGGGGGGCAGTACCAGAGCTTTGACCCCATCCCCAACTTCCATCTGGAGCAGGCGCTGGGGAGGAAGTTGCCCCACGTAGAGGTCTCTTTCCAGAGGCAGATGTACAAGGTCACCCTTCCTGACGGGCCTGCTACAGATACCCATGGCAACAGCCTCAAAATTAGACGCATCGACAAGTCTGCAG CTCAACCCATTGACAGTCTCCCTCAACATTGGGATGCTATGCCAGCAAACACGTCATGCCATTCCTGCCTCATTCAGCCAGGAAGCCCAGAGCACAATGAAGTCTTAAACTTGTTCCGAGCCACCTGTCCCAAAATCGTTTTAAAG